Proteins from one Arsenophonus apicola genomic window:
- a CDS encoding helix-turn-helix transcriptional regulator produces the protein MKENISFDEGFVSTIVWNMPNYNIIEHRNKGLYIVLDGKVSWQDPANTYQVLSNEIIFIRQGSYTVKTEEKASTLLWIPLYDDFLRNFMSRFGTLLSEIKRDENNTASLIAFSHSPLLEESIKGLKTLLSYDCHSALIDLRIKELLLLLAHGQQGASLLSVFRQLSNRQAERLQSFMENNYLKEWKLNEFAREFGMGLTTFKELFSTIYNTSPRAWISERRIMYAHQLLINTDLSIVDISMEAGFSSQSYFTQSYRKRFGFTPSRARGDHDE, from the coding sequence ATGAAAGAAAATATCAGTTTTGATGAAGGCTTTGTGAGCACAATTGTGTGGAATATGCCTAATTATAATATTATAGAACACCGGAACAAGGGACTTTATATTGTGTTAGATGGGAAAGTTAGCTGGCAAGATCCCGCCAACACTTATCAAGTATTGAGTAATGAAATTATCTTTATCAGACAAGGGAGTTATACGGTAAAAACTGAAGAAAAAGCCAGCACACTTCTCTGGATACCTCTGTATGACGATTTCCTAAGAAATTTTATGAGCCGATTTGGCACCTTATTAAGTGAAATTAAGCGGGATGAAAATAATACTGCCAGTTTAATTGCCTTTAGCCATTCACCCTTATTGGAAGAAAGTATTAAGGGATTAAAAACACTATTAAGTTATGATTGCCATAGCGCCTTAATTGACTTACGCATTAAAGAATTACTATTATTACTTGCTCATGGGCAACAGGGTGCAAGTCTGTTATCGGTATTTCGCCAACTCAGCAATCGACAAGCTGAGCGTTTGCAATCTTTTATGGAAAATAATTACTTAAAAGAGTGGAAACTTAATGAGTTTGCCAGAGAATTTGGTATGGGACTAACCACATTTAAGGAGTTATTCAGTACCATTTATAACACTTCTCCCCGTGCATGGATCAGTGAAAGACGTATTATGTATGCTCATCAATTATTGATAAATACGGATCTGAGTATTGTAGATATTTCAATGGAAGCCGGTTTTTCCAGTCAGTCCTATTTTACTCAAAGTTATCGTAAAAGATTTGGCTTTACTCCAAGTCGGGCTCGAGGTGATCATGACGAATAA
- a CDS encoding T3SS regulon anti-activator ExsD domain-containing protein, translated as MGSINNRLHSNPVLSNRKITIINPANLNRNHLLGNEVITHYKHAEPIHAHQIELLRRLLPRTLFESFFASTWFKRRVECNIPLEREELKFIIRTASKQSINWDHLLGDTINLTEPHFLRYWLLEPVYQWWLTSLAPSYPILQNELIQLQVHINQLKAQSEFWAITHTELVNKSSIQQDIEQKKRLSLDQQRDYQHKIHQIEQTATQMWPNWFVGIEQMSQQINLTTFMEVPENIRDLWLLLIQLAKGKDVSALIHDWLYVRHLCLENDSFYWCSD; from the coding sequence ATGGGATCTATTAACAATCGCTTGCATTCTAACCCTGTATTGTCTAATAGAAAGATTACTATAATAAATCCAGCTAACTTGAATCGTAATCATTTATTAGGAAATGAGGTCATTACTCATTATAAGCATGCCGAACCCATTCATGCACATCAAATTGAGCTACTCAGACGCTTACTACCACGAACCCTATTTGAATCGTTTTTTGCTTCAACCTGGTTCAAACGTCGAGTGGAATGCAATATTCCGCTTGAACGTGAAGAACTAAAATTTATTATTCGAACTGCATCTAAACAATCCATTAATTGGGATCATCTTTTAGGCGATACCATTAATTTAACTGAACCCCATTTTTTACGTTACTGGCTATTGGAGCCAGTTTATCAATGGTGGTTAACCAGCTTAGCACCCTCTTATCCAATACTGCAAAATGAATTAATCCAGCTACAAGTTCATATTAACCAGTTGAAAGCCCAGTCTGAATTTTGGGCAATAACCCACACTGAGTTAGTCAATAAATCATCAATCCAACAAGATATTGAGCAAAAAAAGCGTTTATCTTTAGATCAACAGCGAGATTATCAGCATAAAATTCATCAAATAGAACAAACAGCAACACAGATGTGGCCAAACTGGTTTGTTGGCATTGAACAAATGAGTCAACAGATCAATCTGACCACATTTATGGAAGTACCTGAAAATATCCGTGATCTTTGGTTACTACTGATTCAACTTGCCAAGGGAAAAGATGTTTCAGCACTGATACATGATTGGTTGTATGTTCGTCATCTATGCTTGGAGAACGACAGTTTTTACTGGTGTTCAGACTAA
- the sctC gene encoding type III secretion system outer membrane ring subunit SctC, protein MQSKLIKLENTTVKTLRKALIDSGIWDKKFSWKPDPHHQLVYVSGPPRYIELVMQTVSALEQQATMQQEQGLPLAIQVFSLKYASAVDRIIKYRDEQIQVPGLASILANMVSTAEISQINDDKITTQKPNGHKAMIQPEPSINAIIVRDLPERMPMYQRLIHSLDKPTARIEVALSIIDVNADNLSELGIDWWVGLKAGQHHQINIASTLTQAASPVLGSLLDKQGLNYLVAKVSLLQSQGIAQVVSKPTLLTQENTQAIIDHNETYYIKVNGERVAELKGITYGTLLQMTPRVIQIGDKPEIHLVLHIEDGNQKPNSSGVDGIPTINRTIIHTVARVEQGQSLVIGGIFRDEVIKTSRKVPLLGDIPLLGALFRSNGNQTRRAVRIFIVEPKIIDKGLAKYLSVGNQRILPKRLLNIDQISNQNLPLSKILSDAQCQSLDQAKRIQTLFKQANKEAIIVSCNKGNQPGWRVIDLSCSEDQIECIYKAYQ, encoded by the coding sequence GTGCAATCAAAGCTGATCAAATTAGAAAACACTACCGTTAAAACATTAAGAAAAGCATTAATTGACTCAGGCATATGGGATAAAAAATTTAGTTGGAAGCCTGATCCCCACCATCAATTAGTTTATGTTTCTGGCCCGCCTCGTTATATTGAATTAGTCATGCAGACTGTATCCGCGCTAGAACAACAAGCTACTATGCAACAAGAACAGGGTCTACCCTTAGCAATTCAAGTTTTCAGTTTAAAATATGCTTCTGCTGTTGATCGGATCATCAAATATCGTGACGAACAAATTCAAGTACCTGGCCTGGCTAGCATCTTAGCAAATATGGTCAGTACCGCAGAAATTAGCCAAATCAATGATGACAAGATAACAACACAAAAACCCAATGGCCATAAAGCTATGATCCAACCAGAGCCGTCTATTAATGCCATTATTGTGCGTGATCTGCCTGAAAGAATGCCAATGTATCAACGCCTGATCCATTCGCTCGATAAACCAACTGCCAGAATTGAAGTTGCGCTCTCAATTATTGATGTCAATGCCGATAATCTCTCGGAATTAGGTATCGATTGGTGGGTCGGGCTGAAAGCTGGACAACATCATCAAATAAATATTGCCTCCACATTAACTCAAGCCGCCTCGCCGGTACTGGGTAGCCTGCTTGATAAACAAGGGTTAAATTATTTAGTGGCTAAAGTCAGTTTATTGCAAAGCCAGGGCATTGCTCAAGTTGTCTCTAAACCCACTTTACTTACCCAAGAAAATACCCAAGCCATCATCGATCACAATGAAACCTACTATATCAAAGTCAATGGAGAACGGGTCGCCGAATTAAAAGGCATTACTTATGGCACTCTGCTACAGATGACACCAAGAGTAATTCAAATCGGTGATAAACCTGAAATTCATCTAGTTTTACACATTGAAGATGGCAATCAAAAACCCAATAGTTCCGGGGTTGATGGTATTCCGACCATTAATAGAACCATTATCCACACGGTTGCTCGGGTTGAACAGGGACAAAGCCTCGTTATCGGCGGTATATTCCGTGATGAAGTGATTAAAACCAGTAGAAAAGTGCCTTTACTTGGTGATATTCCATTATTAGGTGCACTATTTCGTAGTAACGGCAATCAAACCCGCCGAGCTGTCAGGATTTTCATTGTTGAGCCAAAAATTATTGATAAAGGTTTAGCCAAATACTTATCGGTCGGTAATCAAAGAATATTACCCAAGCGATTATTAAATATTGATCAAATCTCCAATCAGAACCTACCATTAAGCAAAATTTTAAGCGATGCCCAATGCCAATCCCTTGATCAAGCAAAACGCATTCAAACCCTGTTTAAACAGGCTAATAAAGAGGCGATTATTGTCAGTTGTAATAAAGGTAATCAGCCAGGCTGGCGAGTTATTGATCTCTCTTGCAGTGAAGACCAAATAGAATGTATTTATAAGGCATACCAATGA
- a CDS encoding FHA domain-containing protein, which yields MNWKIRFYSGLNKGVETELANGRFIIGSDPVQADLILVDAGIEAVHLILEIEEEGIRVIDWSCEETPQQNGQAISQGEMLLPYNRQDAGMLIWSYSTVKQQLPANPDELTDNHIKRINNQQQHRHKKRVIFIVIAIFQYYLSVCICCF from the coding sequence ATGAATTGGAAAATTCGCTTTTACAGTGGATTAAATAAGGGCGTTGAGACAGAACTGGCTAATGGGCGCTTCATTATTGGCTCAGATCCGGTACAAGCCGATTTAATTCTGGTTGATGCGGGTATTGAAGCCGTTCATTTGATCCTAGAAATTGAAGAAGAAGGTATTAGAGTTATTGACTGGTCTTGTGAAGAAACGCCACAACAAAATGGCCAGGCGATAAGTCAGGGTGAAATGCTGCTTCCCTACAACCGGCAAGATGCCGGTATGCTGATTTGGAGCTATAGCACGGTCAAACAGCAACTGCCTGCTAATCCAGATGAGTTAACTGATAATCATATTAAGCGGATTAATAATCAACAACAGCATAGACACAAAAAAAGAGTTATTTTTATTGTTATTGCTATTTTTCAATATTATTTGTCAGTTTGTATCTGTTGTTTTTAG
- the sctD gene encoding type III secretion system inner membrane ring subunit SctD, which produces MFLAGPAEIDYIQEQHKLQNYLNKEEYKYITMRIEQEKQLFILGGYVQNNQQRLLIKRYLDNNNLNHQLNIYSIEEIKQSVKYILHTMGYNHIEVNNSEKIGWIDLFGEVRFINNKSWSNLATILKRDVTGLKGINNHVKINDDHLKKLVELLEQYELINVLIYNEKENNIIELYGYLNEKQRQQFIELQQTFNIEFKQRYKLKLIKADNNIKKKEIRLDIKGISLGRSPYLILRNNMKYPINATLPTGETITAIEDNKIILKKNSQEIIITLKE; this is translated from the coding sequence TTGTTTTTAGCCGGGCCCGCTGAAATTGATTATATTCAGGAACAACATAAACTACAAAATTACCTGAATAAAGAAGAGTACAAATACATTACCATGCGCATCGAGCAAGAAAAGCAACTCTTTATTTTGGGTGGTTATGTACAAAATAATCAGCAACGTTTGTTAATAAAACGTTATCTGGATAACAATAACTTAAATCATCAATTAAATATTTATTCGATTGAAGAAATTAAACAAAGTGTAAAATATATACTACACACAATGGGTTATAATCATATTGAAGTGAACAATAGCGAAAAAATCGGTTGGATCGATCTATTTGGTGAAGTACGTTTTATTAATAATAAATCCTGGAGTAACTTAGCAACGATTCTTAAACGCGATGTTACCGGCTTAAAAGGAATTAATAATCATGTGAAAATAAACGACGATCACCTAAAAAAATTAGTCGAATTACTAGAGCAATATGAATTGATAAATGTTCTTATTTATAATGAAAAAGAGAATAATATTATTGAATTGTATGGTTATTTAAATGAAAAACAGCGGCAACAATTTATTGAATTACAGCAAACATTCAATATTGAATTTAAGCAGAGGTATAAACTTAAATTAATCAAGGCCGATAATAATATTAAAAAAAAAGAAATAAGATTGGATATTAAAGGTATTTCACTGGGGCGTTCACCTTATCTTATTCTAAGAAATAATATGAAATATCCGATAAATGCAACTCTACCCACAGGAGAAACTATTACTGCAATCGAAGATAATAAAATTATTCTTAAAAAAAATAGTCAGGAAATTATCATTACATTAAAGGAATAA
- a CDS encoding EscE/YscE/SsaE family type III secretion system needle protein co-chaperone, which translates to MLTELEQIVSDNAEYIKIQHYLYDQLNNCRKKLNKPLLPDEHQQIAQQQTAIWAGITVLEKIKRS; encoded by the coding sequence ATGTTGACAGAGCTAGAACAAATAGTCAGTGATAACGCTGAATATATTAAAATTCAACATTATCTTTATGACCAACTAAATAATTGTCGTAAAAAGCTCAATAAACCCCTATTACCTGATGAGCATCAGCAAATCGCCCAGCAACAAACCGCTATTTGGGCAGGGATCACTGTTTTAGAAAAGATTAAACGGAGTTAA
- the sctF gene encoding type III secretion system needle filament subunit SctF: MAAIFDHNKGIKLDDVADKLKGIADTTSEDVKNAIDALNTSPDNPALVDELQHKINNWSAIFNMNSTITRSMRDMIQSILQKI, from the coding sequence ATGGCTGCTATTTTTGATCATAATAAAGGCATAAAACTAGATGATGTTGCAGATAAACTAAAAGGCATTGCAGATACAACATCTGAAGATGTCAAAAATGCTATTGATGCGCTCAATACTTCCCCAGACAACCCAGCATTAGTGGATGAACTACAGCATAAAATTAATAATTGGTCAGCCATTTTTAATATGAATTCAACGATTACCCGCTCAATGCGCGATATGATCCAGAGTATTTTACAAAAAATCTAA
- a CDS encoding YscG family type III secretion protein gives MQIEKLLIELAIIAIEKEFLTEASDIYGWLKQLDEKYLESALLIKILILLRQEQYQTILELAQQHQQLNLMPFFILSAHQLGLAKEENDFFTKLAINKNQHTDLINFAIALIENK, from the coding sequence ATGCAAATAGAAAAACTATTAATTGAGCTGGCAATTATCGCCATAGAAAAAGAGTTTTTAACGGAAGCTAGTGATATTTATGGCTGGCTAAAACAATTAGATGAAAAATATCTAGAATCAGCATTACTGATAAAAATACTTATTTTGCTGCGTCAGGAGCAATATCAAACTATTTTAGAGCTGGCACAACAACATCAGCAGCTAAATTTAATGCCTTTTTTTATTTTATCTGCCCATCAGCTAGGATTAGCCAAAGAGGAAAATGACTTTTTCACTAAACTGGCTATTAATAAAAACCAACATACAGATTTAATTAATTTTGCTATAGCGTTAATTGAAAATAAATAA
- the sctI gene encoding type III secretion system inner rod subunit SctI, whose product MDIKQLNSNIKFNLDEINQSIENGNPTNNQFVTTWSSTTHGVSFIEQIEAVRKNMSQAKSEFQQNINNEELSPQKLMQVQWSLMRITLQEELIAKTAGKITQSMETLLKAQ is encoded by the coding sequence ATGGATATTAAACAGCTCAATAGCAACATAAAATTTAATTTAGATGAAATTAATCAATCGATAGAAAATGGTAATCCCACTAATAATCAATTCGTGACTACATGGAGCTCAACAACGCATGGCGTCAGTTTTATTGAGCAAATAGAAGCAGTACGAAAAAATATGAGTCAAGCAAAAAGCGAATTTCAGCAAAATATCAATAATGAAGAGTTATCACCGCAAAAATTAATGCAGGTACAGTGGTCGCTGATGCGAATTACCTTACAAGAAGAATTAATTGCTAAAACAGCCGGAAAAATCACACAAAGTATGGAAACTTTATTAAAAGCACAATAA
- the sctJ gene encoding type III secretion system inner membrane ring lipoprotein SctJ: MNKTPITLTLLLFLLLTGCKTDLYTGLSQKEANEMYALLRNEGISIHKETDKENTIKLLVDESDIAQATEILKQHGYPREVFFSLKDVFPKDSLISSPVEEQARLNFVKEQALAKTISQIDGVLNARVHVVLPDSNDKNSHSSASVFIKYAPNAQLDNYTPQIKRLINNSIAGLEYDRISVALIPGNEILPSNTFSHDKHFLGIEINENSYNKFIILICLLIFLLVSTNLLQYFLNKRKS, translated from the coding sequence ATGAACAAAACGCCGATTACCTTAACGCTTTTATTATTTCTGCTGCTAACTGGCTGTAAAACAGATCTCTATACTGGCCTGTCGCAAAAAGAAGCCAATGAGATGTATGCATTACTCAGAAATGAGGGAATTTCTATTCATAAAGAAACTGATAAAGAAAATACGATTAAATTGTTGGTTGATGAATCCGACATCGCTCAGGCGACTGAGATCCTAAAGCAGCATGGTTATCCGAGAGAAGTTTTCTTTTCGTTAAAAGACGTTTTTCCCAAAGACAGTTTGATTTCTTCTCCCGTTGAAGAGCAAGCTCGGCTTAATTTTGTCAAAGAGCAGGCGCTGGCAAAAACTATATCACAAATAGATGGTGTCCTTAATGCGCGGGTTCACGTGGTGTTGCCGGATAGCAATGACAAAAATAGCCACTCTTCAGCTTCTGTATTTATAAAATATGCACCCAATGCTCAATTAGACAATTATACTCCACAAATAAAGCGATTAATTAATAACAGTATTGCTGGATTAGAATATGATAGAATTAGCGTAGCACTGATACCTGGCAATGAAATCTTACCCAGCAATACCTTTAGTCATGATAAGCATTTTTTAGGTATTGAGATTAATGAAAACTCTTATAATAAATTTATTATTCTTATTTGTTTACTCATTTTTTTACTTGTCAGCACTAATCTACTGCAATATTTCCTTAATAAAAGGAAATCGTAA
- a CDS encoding HrpE/YscL family type III secretion apparatus protein yields MSKDNQRSEFTMLPFTQIDGQIEINDEIKILKKNDYQSYLNGQEFIDIAKQHARKIENDADSIYEVRYTAGWQEGLAQSTQQQAEIIHQTLINCQIFYQQVESQLVNITIEAMRKIIANYEPDELLYKNISQNLALVHQHKKVILRISPKQVNFLQTKLIELHKIQPEIEYIDIVEDPRLEEKDCILETEVGMLNATIESQLNAIKQALLGK; encoded by the coding sequence ATGTCAAAAGATAACCAAAGAAGTGAATTTACAATGTTACCATTTACTCAAATAGATGGTCAGATTGAAATTAACGATGAAATAAAAATTTTAAAAAAAAATGATTATCAATCCTATCTTAATGGCCAAGAGTTTATTGATATTGCTAAACAACATGCTAGAAAAATTGAAAATGATGCGGATAGTATTTATGAAGTTCGTTACACCGCAGGCTGGCAAGAAGGTTTAGCACAATCAACCCAACAACAAGCAGAAATCATTCATCAAACTTTAATAAATTGCCAAATTTTTTATCAACAAGTTGAAAGCCAATTAGTTAATATCACTATAGAAGCGATGCGAAAAATTATTGCTAATTATGAACCTGATGAGCTTTTATATAAAAATATCAGCCAAAATCTTGCACTCGTACATCAACATAAAAAAGTTATCTTACGCATTTCCCCTAAGCAAGTTAATTTTTTGCAAACTAAATTAATCGAACTACATAAAATACAACCAGAAATTGAGTATATCGATATTGTAGAAGATCCAAGATTAGAAGAGAAAGATTGTATTTTAGAAACTGAAGTCGGTATGTTAAATGCCACTATTGAGAGTCAACTTAATGCAATAAAGCAAGCCTTACTAGGAAAATAA
- a CDS encoding DUF481 domain-containing protein, with the protein MITCDKKVLWMTFFISPLAIGNDSLFTVMDDPATAKKDVEMSISGGYQVQTGNSKNSNLTAKTALTLYSSNLAYSFWGNATNNSSNDQRSSETYQLGARARYNLTKFDYLFTQASWLTDRYNGFDSKDVFAVGYGRQIFDGPIHSLKVEAGPSVRYEHFTDGGHEITGLGYIGANYEWKISDNTKFKQGISFFTRLSNDSSAISETALQVAMSERLSLNLIYNVNWNDNPPLSAPKRISTKTSIQLGYAF; encoded by the coding sequence ATGATCACCTGTGATAAAAAAGTTTTATGGATGACATTTTTTATTAGCCCACTTGCAATTGGTAATGACAGCTTATTTACCGTTATGGATGATCCTGCAACGGCAAAAAAGGATGTTGAAATGTCAATATCAGGTGGTTATCAAGTACAAACAGGAAACTCTAAAAATTCAAACTTAACAGCAAAAACAGCACTAACACTCTATTCTTCAAACTTAGCTTATAGCTTTTGGGGAAATGCCACCAACAACTCCTCCAATGATCAAAGATCATCGGAAACCTATCAGTTAGGTGCCAGGGCAAGATACAATTTAACTAAATTTGATTATCTATTCACTCAAGCTAGCTGGTTAACGGATCGGTATAATGGTTTTGATTCTAAAGACGTATTTGCCGTCGGTTATGGTCGACAAATCTTTGATGGCCCCATTCATTCACTGAAAGTTGAAGCTGGCCCAAGTGTTAGATATGAACATTTTACTGATGGTGGCCATGAAATAACAGGATTAGGTTACATTGGTGCCAACTATGAATGGAAAATTAGTGACAATACTAAATTCAAACAAGGTATATCATTTTTTACCCGACTCAGTAATGACTCTTCCGCTATTTCAGAAACTGCTTTGCAAGTTGCCATGAGTGAACGCCTGTCACTTAATTTGATTTACAATGTTAACTGGAATGATAATCCTCCACTCTCGGCTCCAAAACGGATCAGTACCAAAACATCCATTCAACTAGGTTATGCATTCTGA
- a CDS encoding SDR family oxidoreductase codes for MTRGIANKVIVVVGASSGIGEELARHLVKEGARLVLGARRLDRLQSLAEELNLDKEAVVPTDVTKPEQVQALVDRAISLYNRIDVIVNNAGIMPQSLLEDCHISEWNEMIDINLKGVLYGIAAALPYMKKQMSGHIINTSSVAGHKVKPGSAVYSASKAAVRVISEGLRQEMIPYHIRTTVISPGAITSELLDSITDPDIAARMRSFYHDYAIPADSYDRAVIFAIKQPENVDIDEILFRPTRQEF; via the coding sequence ATGACACGAGGAATTGCAAATAAAGTTATTGTCGTGGTCGGAGCAAGTAGTGGAATAGGTGAAGAGTTGGCTCGCCATTTAGTCAAAGAAGGCGCCAGGCTGGTTTTAGGGGCGCGTCGTCTAGATCGGTTGCAATCATTAGCCGAAGAATTAAATCTTGATAAAGAAGCTGTTGTCCCAACCGATGTGACGAAACCTGAACAAGTGCAGGCATTAGTTGATCGAGCCATTAGTTTGTATAACCGAATTGATGTAATAGTTAATAATGCCGGTATTATGCCGCAATCACTGTTAGAGGATTGTCATATTAGTGAATGGAATGAGATGATCGATATTAATTTAAAAGGTGTGCTTTATGGCATAGCAGCAGCGTTACCCTATATGAAAAAACAGATGAGTGGCCATATTATTAATACATCATCAGTTGCAGGCCATAAGGTAAAACCAGGCAGTGCAGTTTATTCAGCTAGCAAGGCGGCGGTGCGGGTGATCTCGGAAGGTTTGCGTCAAGAAATGATACCCTATCATATTAGGACAACCGTGATTTCGCCAGGAGCAATCACGAGTGAGTTACTTGATAGTATTACTGATCCAGATATCGCTGCCAGGATGCGATCTTTTTATCACGATTATGCTATTCCTGCCGATTCCTATGATAGAGCGGTAATTTTTGCTATAAAACAACCAGAAAATGTTGATATTGATGAAATTTTATTTCGTCCAACTCGGCAAGAATTTTAA
- the agaR gene encoding transcriptional repressor AgaR, which yields MSTDTIKRRETIIDMLYHNGSVKVATLSQRFNVSLVTIRNDLRYLEKKGCALRSYGGAMANNKFAFDRPFQIKGQIDRALKILIAAKAAEFVQDGDSLILDSGSTTAEMVPFLRNHHALVVMTNALNIAYELANFEQIDVMVLGGNTRKNSYSIYGSVAEQQLTQYRFNTLFLGVDGFDLEAGITTPHPGEAHLNRIMCDVAQQIIAVTDGSKFGRKSFCLICETKQIHHLITDSRIPQQYREKLAELGVNVIIVDE from the coding sequence ATGAGTACTGATACAATAAAACGCCGAGAAACTATTATCGACATGCTTTACCATAATGGTAGTGTAAAAGTTGCAACCCTTAGCCAGCGTTTTAATGTCTCCCTAGTGACCATTCGTAATGATTTGCGTTATTTAGAAAAAAAAGGCTGTGCCTTACGCTCGTATGGTGGCGCAATGGCAAATAATAAATTTGCTTTTGACCGACCTTTTCAAATAAAAGGTCAAATAGATAGAGCACTAAAAATATTGATCGCAGCAAAAGCCGCTGAGTTTGTCCAAGATGGCGATTCATTAATTCTCGACTCAGGCTCAACAACTGCTGAAATGGTGCCTTTTTTACGTAATCACCATGCGTTGGTGGTTATGACCAATGCGCTTAATATCGCTTACGAATTAGCCAATTTTGAGCAAATTGATGTGATGGTTCTAGGCGGAAATACACGTAAAAACTCCTACTCAATTTATGGTTCTGTGGCAGAACAACAACTAACTCAATATCGTTTCAATACCTTGTTTCTTGGGGTTGATGGTTTTGATCTTGAAGCCGGCATCACAACCCCTCATCCAGGCGAGGCCCATCTTAATCGTATTATGTGTGATGTTGCACAGCAGATTATTGCTGTAACAGATGGCAGTAAATTTGGCCGTAAGAGCTTTTGTTTAATTTGTGAAACAAAGCAGATTCATCATCTTATTACTGATAGCCGGATCCCACAACAGTATCGAGAAAAACTGGCTGAACTTGGGGTTAATGTCATTATTGTCGACGAATAA